One stretch of Chryseobacterium sp. LJ668 DNA includes these proteins:
- a CDS encoding glycosyltransferase: protein MKFLIIIPAHNEEDNLSFTLDSLQKQSCKDFKVVIVNDGSTDKTSDVIQKYTVADLRFETIELEKSAHQPGSKVVNAFKSGLQTQNINEFDIICKFDADIILNDNYLFEIDKAFTDNPEYGLVGGLLFVEKNGEWVYEGNSNKHHVRGPMKAYRKECFQAIGGLRETLGWDNIDSVLLKNLGWKEVVLPELQVKLIKIKGADYTIKPADYYGRYFYFFGLNRFLTYAAAAKEAMKIKSPAFLFQIIRSYEKCKSQNLELKISKDEQKVINKQRWDLFKNKWFRM, encoded by the coding sequence GTGAAATTTTTAATCATCATTCCCGCGCATAACGAAGAAGATAATCTTTCGTTTACCTTAGATTCTTTACAGAAGCAAAGTTGTAAAGATTTTAAAGTGGTCATTGTCAATGACGGTTCAACGGATAAAACATCAGACGTTATTCAGAAATATACGGTTGCAGATTTGCGTTTTGAAACAATTGAGTTAGAAAAATCTGCCCATCAGCCGGGTTCAAAAGTAGTAAATGCTTTCAAAAGTGGCCTTCAAACTCAAAATATTAATGAATTTGACATCATTTGTAAGTTTGATGCCGATATTATTTTAAATGACAATTATCTTTTTGAAATTGATAAAGCCTTTACTGACAATCCTGAATACGGGTTAGTCGGAGGCTTATTATTTGTTGAAAAAAATGGAGAATGGGTGTACGAAGGAAATTCAAACAAGCATCACGTACGTGGTCCGATGAAAGCGTACAGAAAAGAATGTTTTCAAGCGATCGGCGGTTTAAGAGAAACCTTAGGCTGGGACAATATTGATTCTGTTTTGCTTAAAAATTTGGGTTGGAAGGAAGTTGTCTTACCGGAGCTTCAGGTAAAATTAATTAAAATTAAGGGTGCAGATTATACGATAAAGCCTGCAGATTATTATGGCAGATATTTTTATTTTTTTGGCTTAAACCGATTTCTAACGTATGCCGCAGCGGCAAAAGAAGCTATGAAAATAAAGTCACCGGCTTTTCTTTTTCAGATTATCCGTTCATACGAAAAATGCAAATCTCAAAATCTGGAGCTGAAAATTTCTAAAGATGAACAAAAAGTAATCAATAAACAACGCTGGGATCTATTTAAAAATAAATGGTTTAGGATGTAA
- the aspA gene encoding aspartate ammonia-lyase, which translates to MENFRQESDLLGVLNVPINAYYGVQTQRAIDNFKISGQLLSSYPEFIRGLAFVKKAAAKTNYELGLLDQDLYAKIAETCDELITGLFHTEFPVDMIQGGAGTSINMNANEVIANIVLEKLGKNKGEYQFCSPNDHINLSQSTNDAYPTAIKMGLLQMNERLVEKLKNIVEAFREKGVEFQDVIKMGRTQLQDAVPMTMGQEFEAFAATLEEDISKLNNNANLFVEVNMGATAIGTGINAPIGYSVLCAKNLAEITGYPILSAPNLVEATPDTGSYVIYSSAMKRLALKLSKICNDLRLLSSGPRAGLSEINLPPMQPGSSIMPGKVNPVIPEVVNQVCFKIIGNDLTVTFAAEAGQLQLNVMEPVLSHAIMENIQFLCNALDTLREKCVVGITANREVCLNMVKHSIGIVTALNPYIGYKQSTEIAKEALETGKSVYNLVLEKNLLSQESLDEILDPRNMLKPHHM; encoded by the coding sequence ATGGAAAATTTCAGACAGGAAAGCGATCTATTGGGCGTATTAAACGTTCCGATCAATGCGTATTATGGAGTTCAGACTCAACGGGCAATTGACAATTTTAAAATTTCAGGTCAGCTTCTTTCCTCCTATCCTGAATTTATCAGAGGCTTAGCTTTCGTTAAAAAAGCAGCAGCAAAAACCAATTACGAATTAGGATTGCTTGATCAGGATCTCTATGCTAAAATCGCTGAAACCTGTGATGAATTAATTACCGGTTTGTTTCATACTGAATTTCCTGTCGATATGATTCAGGGTGGGGCAGGAACCTCTATAAATATGAATGCCAATGAGGTCATTGCAAACATCGTTTTAGAAAAATTAGGAAAAAATAAAGGTGAGTATCAATTCTGTTCTCCCAACGATCATATCAATCTTTCGCAATCGACTAATGATGCTTATCCTACAGCGATCAAGATGGGATTACTGCAGATGAATGAACGTTTAGTTGAAAAACTCAAAAACATTGTTGAAGCTTTCCGTGAGAAAGGTGTTGAGTTTCAGGATGTGATCAAAATGGGACGTACCCAGCTTCAAGATGCCGTTCCAATGACGATGGGGCAAGAGTTTGAAGCTTTTGCAGCAACGCTGGAAGAAGATATTTCTAAATTAAATAACAACGCCAATTTATTTGTTGAAGTCAATATGGGCGCAACCGCGATTGGTACAGGTATCAATGCTCCAATAGGGTATTCGGTACTTTGTGCTAAAAATTTGGCAGAAATCACAGGATATCCTATTTTATCTGCACCCAATTTGGTTGAGGCAACTCCTGATACGGGATCTTATGTGATCTATTCTTCGGCAATGAAACGTCTGGCTTTAAAACTTTCAAAAATCTGTAATGATTTGAGATTATTGTCTTCAGGACCGAGAGCGGGTTTGTCTGAAATAAATTTACCTCCGATGCAGCCCGGATCATCTATCATGCCCGGAAAAGTAAATCCTGTTATTCCGGAGGTGGTGAATCAGGTTTGTTTTAAGATAATAGGAAATGATTTAACGGTAACTTTTGCTGCAGAAGCAGGACAATTGCAGCTGAATGTCATGGAGCCCGTTCTTTCTCATGCAATAATGGAAAACATTCAGTTCCTTTGCAATGCACTCGACACCCTTCGTGAAAAATGCGTTGTAGGAATTACCGCCAACAGAGAAGTTTGTCTCAATATGGTGAAGCACAGTATAGGAATCGTTACTGCACTTAACCCTTACATCGGCTACAAACAATCGACAGAGATTGCAAAAGAAGCATTAGAAACAGGGAAAAGTGTTTACAATCTGGTATTAGAGAAAAATCTGCTTTCTCAGGAAAGTTTAGATGAGATTCTTGATCCCCGAAATATGCTGAAACCGCACCACATGTAA
- a CDS encoding N-acetylmuramoyl-L-alanine amidase, giving the protein MRKTLYIIGLSVFVFSCTSQKNTTKSTYKPRTAVTQSKTAINGQNINKNKPDVATEHGVEFFRTNIADITKNDNTASYGSIVSAKPAGYKVVKTHFPALGQNFRQKYLILHYTVLPDDKSIEVLTQQSVSAHYLVNNLGDNEIYQLVDENKRSYHAGVSAWRTDKNLNDTSIGIEIVNMGYTADAAGSKTFQAFSNEQIKKVAALAKDIVTRYNIPATNVLAHSDIAPTRKQDPGPLFPWKKLYDEYQIGMWYDEMAKQNFMTSAQTDVDTRYNEPSFIFVVQTALQKFGYDVLPNGKWDDATKKTIEALQYHFRPQNYNGVLDAETWAVLQALNQKYPTK; this is encoded by the coding sequence ATGCGTAAAACATTATATATCATCGGCTTAAGCGTTTTCGTTTTTTCGTGTACTTCACAGAAAAATACAACGAAGAGCACTTATAAACCCAGAACGGCAGTTACACAGTCTAAAACAGCCATTAATGGACAAAATATAAACAAAAATAAACCCGATGTTGCTACTGAACACGGTGTTGAATTTTTCAGAACAAATATTGCAGACATTACCAAAAATGACAATACTGCAAGTTACGGATCTATCGTTTCTGCAAAGCCTGCCGGATATAAAGTGGTAAAAACTCATTTTCCCGCGTTAGGGCAGAATTTCAGACAGAAATATCTTATTTTACACTACACAGTTTTACCGGATGACAAATCTATAGAGGTTCTTACACAGCAATCTGTGAGTGCGCATTATTTGGTAAACAACCTTGGTGACAATGAAATTTACCAGCTTGTAGACGAAAACAAACGTTCTTATCATGCCGGAGTAAGTGCTTGGCGTACAGATAAAAATTTAAATGACACTTCAATCGGTATTGAAATCGTCAATATGGGATACACAGCTGATGCTGCGGGATCAAAAACTTTCCAGGCCTTCAGTAATGAGCAGATCAAGAAAGTAGCTGCTTTGGCAAAAGATATTGTTACGAGATATAATATTCCTGCAACCAACGTTTTGGCGCATTCTGATATTGCTCCGACCCGAAAACAAGATCCTGGACCGCTCTTCCCTTGGAAAAAACTGTACGATGAATATCAGATCGGAATGTGGTATGATGAGATGGCAAAACAGAATTTTATGACCTCGGCACAAACAGATGTTGACACGAGATACAATGAGCCCTCGTTTATTTTTGTGGTGCAGACTGCTTTGCAGAAATTTGGTTACGATGTTTTACCAAACGGAAAATGGGATGATGCTACGAAAAAAACAATCGAAGCGTTACAATACCATTTCAGACCACAGAATTACAACGGAGTTTTAGATGCCGAAACCTGGGCAGTTTTACAAGCCTTAAATCAAAAATATCCAACAAAATAA
- a CDS encoding SH3 domain-containing protein gives MKSVFTVLFLFVLQTFFAQEEIYANGIFNFENNKTQKIFTDWTRVRKEPNVNSQILDSLKSNQQVSILKKYEKVLALGERAANWYEVSYRKGNQTSKGYIWGGNLSVGYRNKNGYDFLFGISKTVDKTDKKLNQTYKQNIASIKVLRDDNLVDEVFFETGSGESLSYGTFIIESNHQLKNVEFTLKAIVSGEACGIAGYDQYLLFKNNKLIALPQLMNVGDADVYHHSEEYVFPNDKGGIPNAFIFKMEEMEKDDNDKEKTKRLSRTYLWNGGSYKLK, from the coding sequence ATGAAATCTGTATTCACCGTCTTGTTTTTATTTGTTTTGCAGACTTTTTTCGCACAGGAAGAAATCTACGCCAATGGAATTTTCAATTTTGAAAACAACAAAACACAGAAAATCTTCACAGATTGGACGCGGGTAAGAAAAGAACCCAATGTGAATTCTCAAATTTTAGACTCATTGAAGAGCAATCAGCAGGTTTCGATTCTTAAAAAATATGAAAAGGTTTTGGCACTGGGTGAAAGAGCAGCCAATTGGTACGAAGTCTCTTACCGGAAAGGAAACCAGACTTCAAAAGGCTACATCTGGGGCGGAAATCTTAGCGTTGGCTACAGAAATAAAAACGGTTATGATTTTCTTTTCGGTATTTCAAAAACAGTTGATAAAACCGATAAAAAGCTCAATCAAACTTACAAACAGAATATTGCCTCTATCAAAGTTTTGAGAGATGACAATTTAGTTGATGAGGTTTTCTTTGAAACAGGTTCGGGCGAAAGCTTAAGTTACGGAACATTTATTATTGAAAGCAATCACCAGCTTAAAAATGTTGAATTCACTTTAAAAGCAATCGTGTCTGGCGAAGCCTGCGGAATTGCCGGTTACGACCAATATCTTTTATTTAAAAATAATAAACTGATTGCTCTACCACAATTAATGAATGTTGGTGACGCAGATGTATATCATCACAGCGAAGAATATGTTTTCCCGAACGACAAAGGCGGAATTCCGAATGCATTTATCTTTAAAATGGAAGAAATGGAAAAAGATGACAACGATAAAGAGAAAACCAAACGTCTTTCTAGGACTTATCTTTGGAATGGGGGTTCTTATAAACTGAAATAA
- the prmA gene encoding 50S ribosomal protein L11 methyltransferase yields MQNYLEFDFKIQPLQPWNEILMAELIEIGFDSFTEEIHGILGYIQRDLFKEDELKALPLFKNEAVNIEYTFTEMPNINWNEEWEKNFEPINIDDKVLIRAEFHESIPGMHEIVIQPKMSFGTGHHPTTHLMIQQMMDIDFKGKKVLDMGCGTSVLAIYAKQNGAGETKAIDIDDWSVENSKENAARNHVELDIELGTAENLGKEKYDIILANINRNILISDIPTYVSVLNDGGKLLLSGLCFFDVDDILEVCRENNLELKKKLQREEWVSLLLEKN; encoded by the coding sequence ATGCAAAATTATTTAGAATTCGATTTTAAAATACAGCCACTTCAACCATGGAACGAAATATTAATGGCTGAATTGATTGAAATAGGTTTCGACAGTTTTACAGAAGAAATTCACGGTATTTTAGGATATATTCAAAGAGATCTGTTTAAAGAAGATGAGCTGAAAGCTTTACCTCTTTTTAAGAATGAAGCAGTTAACATAGAATATACTTTCACAGAAATGCCCAATATCAACTGGAATGAAGAGTGGGAAAAGAATTTTGAACCAATCAATATTGATGATAAAGTTTTAATAAGGGCAGAATTTCATGAATCGATTCCGGGAATGCATGAAATTGTCATCCAGCCAAAAATGTCATTTGGCACAGGTCATCATCCCACCACTCATCTGATGATTCAACAAATGATGGATATTGATTTCAAAGGCAAAAAAGTTTTGGATATGGGCTGCGGAACTTCGGTACTGGCAATTTATGCAAAACAAAACGGCGCCGGAGAAACCAAAGCAATTGACATCGACGATTGGTCAGTCGAAAATTCCAAAGAAAATGCTGCAAGAAATCATGTTGAGTTAGATATCGAATTGGGAACAGCTGAAAATTTAGGCAAAGAAAAATATGATATTATTTTAGCCAACATCAACAGGAATATTTTGATTTCCGATATCCCCACTTACGTTTCAGTATTGAATGATGGCGGAAAATTACTGCTTTCTGGCTTGTGTTTTTTTGATGTGGATGATATTCTTGAAGTATGTAGAGAAAATAATTTAGAACTGAAAAAGAAGTTACAGCGTGAAGAATGGGTAAGTTTGCTTCTGGAAAAAAATTAA
- a CDS encoding 3-ketoacyl-ACP reductase — MNLQGKNAIVTGGGKGLGKAVALILAHEGVNVGITGRNEENLKMTIEEIKKTGVNAAYAVFSIDNEIHVKAGIESLAEQLGGIDILINNAGIGDFGSIEDMSSEVWEQVIKTNLFGVYYASKAVYSFMKERGEGDIVNVASTAGLKGGPNMSAYAASKAAVVSLSQSMMAEWRKQNIRVITLTPSTIASDMSIDGGLTDGNPEKVLQPEDFAEWVRDILKMNRRALIANGSIFSTNP, encoded by the coding sequence ATGAATTTACAAGGAAAAAATGCCATTGTAACTGGCGGTGGAAAAGGTCTCGGAAAAGCAGTAGCTTTAATTCTTGCCCATGAAGGTGTAAACGTTGGAATCACCGGTAGAAATGAAGAAAATCTTAAAATGACCATTGAGGAAATCAAAAAAACGGGTGTGAATGCAGCGTATGCGGTTTTTAGTATAGACAATGAAATCCACGTAAAAGCAGGAATAGAATCGTTGGCAGAGCAGCTCGGCGGTATCGATATTTTAATCAATAATGCAGGAATCGGTGATTTTGGTTCAATCGAAGATATGTCTTCTGAAGTTTGGGAACAGGTGATTAAGACCAATCTTTTCGGGGTATATTATGCTTCGAAAGCTGTTTATTCTTTCATGAAAGAAAGAGGAGAAGGTGATATTGTGAATGTAGCATCTACAGCCGGTCTGAAAGGCGGACCCAATATGTCAGCGTATGCAGCCTCCAAAGCAGCAGTTGTTTCTTTATCACAATCGATGATGGCAGAATGGAGAAAACAGAATATCCGTGTCATTACATTGACGCCAAGTACAATCGCATCAGATATGTCGATCGACGGTGGATTAACAGACGGAAATCCCGAAAAAGTACTTCAGCCAGAAGATTTTGCAGAATGGGTAAGAGATATTCTAAAAATGAACAGACGTGCGTTGATCGCAAACGGTTCTATCTTCTCTACAAATCCTTAA
- a CDS encoding calcineurin-like phosphoesterase family protein gives MYIKFLMPCLLISAMAFSQTSVSGYVFEDINKNQKKESREKGIENVAVSNGAQVVLTDKNGKYSLPVQEDQTIFVIKPSGFKLALNSNNLPQYYYQYKPKGSPADFKYKGSAPTGELPKELNFALQKQEESKNFDILVFGDPQPYTEKELDYFKRSIVNEVKNNKKNAVFGISLGDLVGDNLSLQKPYADVMKEIGLPWYNVMGNHDMNYEAKEDYLSDETFESNFGPANYSFNYGNVHFIILDDILYPDPRDGKGYWGGFREDQMQFIQNDLKLVDKNKLIVVSFHIPLDHNNEDNFRNADRQILFDALSPFQNALMLSAHTHIQQQIFYGKPQGWSGAKDLHEYNVGTTCGDWWSGTSDEIGLPTSTMRDGTAKGYSFISFNDNQYKVKYKTAGKPEEYQIKLYLPKVIPFPSKTSAKVLANFFIGSKKDKVEYRIDNGAWETMEYNETIDPNFAQSVFKWDTTKDLFPGRRPSNPELSKHIWVGGFGNKLTLGKHKVEVRAYDMYGNEFSSSEEFEVKDRILIP, from the coding sequence ATGTATATAAAATTTTTAATGCCGTGTCTGCTCATTTCTGCAATGGCATTTTCTCAGACTTCAGTTTCAGGATATGTATTTGAAGATATCAATAAAAACCAAAAGAAAGAAAGCCGCGAAAAAGGAATTGAAAATGTAGCAGTATCCAACGGAGCGCAGGTTGTTTTGACAGATAAAAACGGGAAGTACAGCTTACCGGTGCAGGAAGACCAGACGATTTTTGTCATCAAGCCTTCAGGATTTAAATTGGCTTTAAATTCAAACAATCTTCCTCAGTACTATTACCAGTACAAACCAAAAGGTTCGCCTGCAGATTTTAAATATAAAGGCAGTGCGCCCACCGGAGAACTTCCCAAAGAATTGAATTTCGCATTGCAAAAGCAGGAAGAAAGCAAAAATTTTGACATTCTTGTTTTCGGAGATCCGCAGCCGTACACAGAAAAAGAACTCGATTATTTTAAAAGAAGCATCGTCAACGAAGTAAAAAACAATAAGAAAAATGCAGTTTTCGGGATTAGCTTAGGAGATCTTGTAGGCGATAATCTTAGCCTTCAAAAGCCTTATGCAGATGTAATGAAAGAAATAGGGTTGCCTTGGTACAACGTTATGGGAAATCATGATATGAATTACGAAGCCAAGGAAGATTATTTGTCAGACGAGACTTTTGAATCCAACTTTGGTCCTGCGAACTACTCGTTCAATTATGGGAATGTACATTTTATAATTTTAGATGATATTTTGTATCCGGACCCGCGAGATGGAAAAGGATATTGGGGTGGCTTTCGTGAAGATCAAATGCAGTTTATTCAAAATGATCTGAAGCTAGTAGATAAAAATAAACTGATTGTGGTTTCTTTTCACATCCCACTGGATCACAATAACGAAGATAACTTCAGAAATGCTGACCGTCAGATATTGTTTGATGCACTTTCACCTTTTCAGAATGCTTTGATGTTGTCTGCACACACGCATATTCAGCAACAGATTTTCTACGGAAAACCACAGGGATGGAGTGGTGCAAAAGATTTACATGAATATAATGTGGGTACTACCTGCGGAGATTGGTGGTCAGGAACTTCTGATGAAATCGGGCTTCCGACGTCTACCATGAGAGACGGTACAGCAAAAGGATATTCCTTTATCAGTTTCAATGATAATCAGTACAAAGTTAAATACAAAACTGCAGGAAAACCTGAAGAGTACCAGATCAAATTGTATCTGCCGAAAGTGATTCCATTCCCTTCAAAAACTTCTGCTAAAGTTTTGGCTAATTTCTTTATCGGAAGCAAAAAAGATAAAGTAGAATACAGAATCGACAATGGCGCATGGGAAACAATGGAATATAACGAAACCATCGATCCGAATTTTGCACAGTCGGTTTTCAAATGGGATACAACCAAAGATCTTTTCCCCGGAAGAAGACCTTCTAATCCTGAATTGTCGAAACATATCTGGGTCGGAGGATTTGGAAACAAATTAACTTTAGGTAAACACAAAGTTGAAGTGAGAGCTTATGATATGTACGGAAATGAGTTCTCTTCGTCAGAAGAATTTGAAGTTAAAGATCGTATTCTCATTCCATAG
- a CDS encoding SusD/RagB family nutrient-binding outer membrane lipoprotein, whose amino-acid sequence MKKLFLKIVFLAGVSLVAVSCDRNLDEVNVDESRISEPVASKLLLPIQYNMSAVNYMRANDFTFDIMQVTLDFPNEGNSLSRYYITENTGAGFWNNSYKWLMQINDMKKAAIRDNDVNYQAIAMVLNAWVYSNLTDTYGDVPFSQASQLDEGISQPKFDKQKDIYIKLLDDLKAANSLFVVAKPLTGADLFYKAESDVNGITNWKKFCNSLSLRLLTRILKKNGEVNVHQRIQEIVSNPTVFPIFQSNADTAKLNVSGVAPLLPPIARPQDFTTGRAASAFFVETLKANNDPRMALFFTQAKNIAPPSANIGYKGAPSGYAYGTTFDYQPSNMNQNLSKAPLNILVYPYAELQFILSELAFKGIIPGNAQTFYESGVKATIEQWGSTMPTNYFANVNVSYNGTLERIMLQKYVSLFFVDQQQWFEKRRTGFPVLPNNGGLLNNGNLPQRLMYPPNPRVLNTSNYQAAVQQMGGDNINIKTWWNQ is encoded by the coding sequence ATGAAAAAATTATTTTTAAAAATAGTATTCCTTGCGGGAGTGAGTCTGGTTGCAGTATCGTGCGACAGAAATTTGGATGAGGTAAACGTAGACGAAAGCAGGATCAGCGAGCCGGTTGCTTCAAAATTATTGCTTCCGATTCAGTATAATATGTCTGCAGTCAATTATATGAGAGCCAACGATTTTACTTTCGATATCATGCAGGTAACTCTTGATTTTCCGAATGAAGGTAATTCACTGAGCCGTTATTATATTACCGAAAATACCGGCGCGGGTTTTTGGAATAACAGCTATAAATGGCTGATGCAGATCAATGATATGAAAAAAGCTGCGATAAGAGATAATGATGTCAATTATCAGGCAATTGCGATGGTGCTAAACGCATGGGTGTATTCTAATCTTACCGACACATATGGTGATGTGCCGTTTTCACAGGCTTCACAACTTGACGAAGGTATTTCTCAGCCAAAATTTGATAAGCAGAAAGATATCTATATTAAGTTGTTGGATGATTTAAAAGCTGCCAATTCACTATTTGTTGTTGCAAAACCACTTACAGGAGCAGATCTTTTCTACAAAGCAGAAAGTGATGTAAATGGAATTACCAATTGGAAAAAATTCTGCAACTCACTTTCATTAAGATTGCTTACGAGAATTTTAAAAAAGAATGGTGAAGTAAATGTTCACCAGAGAATTCAGGAGATTGTAAGTAATCCAACGGTGTTTCCTATTTTCCAAAGCAATGCAGATACAGCAAAACTAAATGTTTCGGGCGTTGCACCGCTTCTTCCGCCCATTGCAAGACCCCAGGATTTTACAACAGGAAGAGCCGCATCGGCATTTTTTGTCGAAACCCTGAAAGCCAATAATGATCCTAGAATGGCCCTGTTTTTTACTCAGGCGAAAAATATTGCTCCTCCAAGTGCAAATATCGGTTACAAAGGTGCTCCGTCAGGTTATGCATACGGAACGACATTCGATTATCAGCCATCAAATATGAATCAGAATTTATCCAAAGCGCCTCTCAACATTCTGGTTTATCCTTATGCAGAACTACAGTTTATCTTATCTGAATTAGCATTTAAAGGAATTATTCCGGGAAATGCCCAGACCTTTTATGAAAGCGGAGTAAAAGCCACCATCGAACAGTGGGGATCTACAATGCCCACCAACTATTTTGCAAATGTAAATGTATCCTATAATGGAACTTTAGAAAGAATCATGCTTCAGAAATATGTGTCGCTCTTCTTTGTAGATCAGCAGCAGTGGTTTGAAAAACGACGAACAGGCTTCCCGGTACTTCCGAATAATGGTGGATTGCTGAATAATGGAAATCTGCCTCAGAGATTAATGTACCCGCCAAACCCAAGAGTTTTGAACACTTCAAATTATCAGGCAGCTGTTCAGCAGATGGGAGGTGATAATATCAATATCAAAACCTGGTGGAATCAATAA